Sequence from the Amphiprion ocellaris isolate individual 3 ecotype Okinawa chromosome 1, ASM2253959v1, whole genome shotgun sequence genome:
GTTAGAGGTCACAGGGCTGAGCTGGAGTAATTATACACAAGTAGAAATGAAGTAACACTCAGTAGACGTAAACAGACGGCTGGTGTTCAGCTGTTTGTCTCCGTTTAACTGGACTGTACTGGTTTAACTGGTCCCAGCAGCTTCATCGGCATGATCCGGTCCCATTTAAACACTCAGTGGCTTAAGACTGGATATTTGCTCAATGTTTagaattttcttgacaattTTTCCCCTGAGTTTTGTCTGATATTGCTGCTATTAACTAAGAACAGGATAAACTCCAAATATTAAGACATTAAactttacagatgttccctaaacgcctcatgTTCAGGATGTATGAAACACCAGCGGCGCTCAGAGAATATTCATTCTATGTGtaaatcataaagtaaaaatgcaagttatatttgtttgatttttcttattataaaaatgaaaaacacatctggaatCAACTTTACAGCCTGTACAGTCGCAAGGATTTTGGCTTCGAACaattcaaaaaacacaaaaaaaaacaggaaacaggccACAAGATTAAACAgcgtgcttttattttggtgaaatatcacCTTTTCTTTAGGCTTCTTGGTCTCAAAATTACATTTGAGACCAAGATGTGAAGAGTATGAATTGGACAAAGATGAATAAAAGGTTTAAAATTAACTCCTTTTGCAGCCATTTTACATcaagttatttacattttattcccatttttacacatttaaccAAACTACTCTTGGATCAGTGAATTGCAGACGCCCTGAATCCTCTAACTAACCTGTAATGGAACGCTGTGTGACAGAGAAGATAAATAGTTCAGATGTCAACtgaaactgctgctgttgtttttttctcagattGTCTTTCGATAAAGACGAGATGGTGGCTAAAGCCCTGAAGCTCATCTCCCTCTACGAAGAAGCAGGAATCGGCAAAGAGCGAGTTCTCATCAAGCTATCGTCGACGTGGGAGGGAATCCAGGCCGGCAAGTGAGTCCGGCATGTTCGCTGTGTTAGCTGAGCTTTAATATGTGACTTTAGATGATTTACAGGGTCCATGGGTTCATAAACCTTCACTAAAATCATCTTAGCTGAGAGAACAGACGTCTGAGAACGGCAGCTTGAAACAAAAGATAACAGGAACAATAAAAAACGTTAATCCTTTAAAAATGAAGCTAACCTCCAGGAACGGCACTAAACTCAGGTGTTTTTTATTCGACGTTTTTCAACTCACTGTGGATAATTATCTCTATAAGCTGTCATTTTTTGGCTAAATAATTGATCAGTGACTGAAACAGCTGTGAAAACGATCAACGCTGCAGCTCTGATCCAGTTCAATGTTATTATAATTCTAATGTTAAAGTTCTGTTGGTTAATTTGAGTTCATCTGTGTCAGTCTGAGGTTTAAAATACCGActgttttgtctgaatttgGAGTTTGTGGTTTATCACCTCCATCTCATTTTTTACGACTGACTTCTGTCAGTGAAATCATCCTGGTGACTCCAGTTATTGGTCTTTGCATACTTTCAGTCAGACGTTTCTGGTGTCAGATATTTCCGGCGTACATGCAGACGGTAAACTTGTGTGGCAACACTGCTGCAGATACTCGTCTTTACTGACATGACAGAGCTGGAGGGAACGTTTGACAGATGATGGAGAGTCTTCAAACTGCTGAAGGGAATGTAGAGGAGGAGAAACTTCATTAGAATGAACCCAAACCTGTCGCATGTTCAGATGACTTCTTTAAGAAACTCTTAAGACTCATTCCAGGAGCTTCTGCTTGAAATTGAAGCAGACAAATGAACATTTACCTGCAGATGTATTACTGTTTGTGATGGAAAAACGGCGCTACTTTCAACCCACAAACATTACCAAATCAAGCCGTTTTTCCTTTGGCTAAACAGCtcgatgtttttgtgtttgcatgcagcGTTTCTGCTCCTTTTTACgtcaaaacattcaaaaaaggTGTTTCTATCTCCAATGAAGCTCATCaaccaaaaaatctaaaaccaaTATTCGTCCAAGAACACCACAGcgagtttttcctctgagtttaataaacatctgcagcttcagacagcagcaggatccatgtGAGCGTCTCCATAACAAAGAAAGCTGTGTAACTTCATTAGTTAGGTGTAAAAATGAATAATCCCCGGCATGgagatttgtcattttgcacattattttgccattattctggacatttttgtaatttttcacaATTTCGAATCATTCTAGATTCAGGTTTattggactttttccatcatttctgagcctcagaacttcgtCAGTTTCCGTGAGGAGAAACCTGGTTGCTACAGCAACAAGAGCACCACCATAAATACcgataaataagcaaaaatttgcagtaaataaaaacaaacaataagaaaaatgcagtgtcccatgtaaaaatgtaaatagtgtgACAGAGTGAGTGTttgttagtatttttttatgttttacaagttttcttctgttttctttgtcatcCCCCATCTTATCTCGCATACAGCTTGTTCTAAATGTGGCGTTCTAACTAAACAcctcttgttttttctgtttggctgcagggagctggaggagaagcaCGGCGTTCACTGCAACATGACGCTGCTGTTCTCGTTCGCTCAGGCCGTGGCCTGTGCCGAGGCCAAGGTGACGCTCATATCGCCGTTCGTGGGACGAATCCTCGACTGgtacaaagaaaacacagaccAGAAGAGCTACGAGCCTCACGAAGACCCAGGTAGCTGCAGCCGACACCAAACAAGGGAGAACACACTCAGGGAGTCAGTTTATTATAGAACTATGGAGGCAAACTGGAGCCAACGTAAGGAGTGCTTGTTTTAAAGTAACGGCTTAGAAATGAATAAACTAGACGTGTAGTGTCATAAAGAGTATAAAACCAGCTGTTGGCTGCATCTCCAGTTTAAAACATTAGCTCCTCAGATAAAGTCCAACCCCAGCCCAAGTAAgcgtaaaaatagaaaacagaaaatggtaaaaacaaacagaagcatAGATTGAAGCGGGTTCCTACAAGTCTGAGATGACAaacgtcttgttttgttcaaagaTGTTCAGTCACATTAAGAAGCTGCAGTTCTGCCCTGAATGTGTTTTCtataagataaaaatgaaacttgcAGGAGGAAAAACCCATTTGACTTCTGTTAACAtcagttttccatccatccaggtgtcacagtctaaagaactaatctggtttctgtttattttctctctaaccagctttgagcatcagtattatgggatgtatcacaGTCTGAAcggtaaaactgcagcagtttaatgtctacGGTCTGATGATTTATTCACAATAAGCcaaaaacatttctgtaaattGTCTCAAGGtttttccaaaattacaaaaacttaCACAAAATTCCTAGAATCTTTTCCAAAACTTAATCATAATGGTAAAAACCCGACAAAAACCATTCAAAGCCTGTCCTAAATTAGTTGTTAATCAGAaattaaaatgactcaacacaCGTCCAGTCTATTTTCTCTGTAACcaactgtgatcatcagtattatgggatgtatcctagtgtgaacagtttagagtCGTAGAAACAATCGTTGGTTCcttggatgtgtttctgttgtctttcaccagagaaaactttaaaaagtgactttctgtttaaaattagtccaaaaagACTCAGTTTGTCCAAAACTAAACAActaactgaaatgacaaaagcttGGCCTGAATGAAAAAGTCCACAATCTCttgaaaaactgaaactaaaatttaccaaaataccTCCAACTTGTACAAATTGCCTCAGAAGCTTCCAGATGAGAatagatttgtccaaaatacgCAAAACTTATCCAGAATGTCTCCAGAACTACTGCAGTTTTAGTGTTCACACTGGgaaacatcccataatactgattcTCACAGTTGATTATAGAGAAAGTGAACAGTAAACAAATTTACTATTTAGActgatgcatggatggatgtaaaatgaacactttttctgtcaattttgcatctttttgtggtcgttttgcatcttgtctggtcattttgcatctttttgtagtaattttgcatctttttatggtcattttgccattttttttgttgtaatttttcagtttttggtggtcgttttgcatctttgtggtcattttgtatctttttgtagtaattttgaacctttttgtcgtcattttgcagtttttttaatgctgactttgtctctttgtgtggtaaaaattcctaaaatttTCTGAAGACAAAACCAGATTTAGTGTTTTGATTGACAGCCCTTTAGTGGATGtgaaactgatctggtgtcagtttttcccagaactcagatgtgtttactccgcctaaatgtcatggttctatctgctggactgatgaagttctgaggctcagaaatgatggaaaaaagtccattaaaaagtgataaatctggacctgCAACTCcagaaatattcccagtatgaaggcaGAACTTTgaccagctcagcttcagtCAGTTGATGGTTTTACAGCTTTTTCTGGGTCTGAAATTCCACCACCAGGTGCTGACAGTTTGATAGCTGCTGTACCACCGTCTACAGACATGCTGGAAATGTAGTTTTACAGGTAGAACGTACCTGAGCTACACCTGGAGAATCATCCACACTGAAGTCAGACAGGCTGGATGAACGTTTCTGCTGAAAAAACCTTGTCTCTCACCGTTTTCCatgtataaaaacacaataattagTCCAATAAAACCACATTTCCAGTTATGAATGCAGCTCTCTGAGTCAAAttaaaatgtcctgtttttgcAGGTTGGACTCGTTTTGGAGAATCTAGAAGCAaatttctgcctttttcttGAAACTTTTTGCCCAAACTTTTATCGATATTTACgaatttttaatctatattaaaaAGGTATTTCAATGACTCCATGATCAAGTTTAAGTTGATTTGAAGctgcttttgtattttataaaacatgtttgtgttgtttgagtCTCCTAGTAACCATCAGAGTTCGGGATCAGAGGAACAGACTGTCCTGATGACAATAAGACGAGTTAATTGACGAACTTTAACTCCTCAGAAATGACTGCAGTTAACTAATAATAATTAGTTCAGTTTGTACCCAGGAGACACTTTGTCCTGGTTAAAGTTGGAATAATAATTCTTccctctcctttcttttttcctttttcttcctcttcctcctcatcttcctcttcttcctcctcctcttcttcttcttcttcttcttcctcctcttcttcttcttcctcctcttcctcctcctcctgctcctcctcctcctcttcctcctcctgctcctcctcctcctcctcttcttcttcctccttctcttcttcttcctccttctcctcttcctcctcttcttcctcctcttcttcctcctcttcttcctcctcttcctcctcctcctgctcctcctcctcctccccctcctcctcttcctcctcctcctcctccaggcgTAGTGAGTGTGACTAAGATCTTTAACTACTATAAGAAGTTTGGCTACAGCACGGTGGTGATGGGCGCCTCCTTCAGGAACACCGGGGAGGTGAAGGCTCTGGCCGGCTGTGACCTCCTCACCATCTCTCCTGGTCTGCTGGCCGAGCTGAGCCAGGACCACAGCACCGTCAGCCAGATGCTCAGTGTGGACAAAGGTACCGACGTATGATCCGATAGATCCCCCGATGATCCTAGATTCTGGTTTAATGACGTCATCATAATCAGCTCTATACAAGATGTTCTACAGAGACATAGAACTACATTCTCCTGTCAGAGAGGATGATGGTTTCCATGACGATGAGTTCCCAGATCCTCCTAAACAAACACTGGAGGGCTCAGAGACAAGAAGAACCAGAATTTAAACTACATAatgacctccatgttaaaaataaacacacgcTAACCTGCAGAGACTGGAGAATCTAGACATGTTTCACCTTTTATTTAACGCATGATGAGTTCTTTTAGTTTAAATCAGGAAATACATGAGATGATTTACTGCTTCTGCTCTGAAAGAATATAAACATACGCGTACTTAGAGGTGGGCAGAAATTTCCGATTTTTCGATGCATCGCGATTCAGACGTGGAAGAATCTGAATGGATTTCCAGACGTCCAAATATCgattatttaaatctgctaattAAAGTAATACAGAAGGATCTAAATAATGCGGAACTAAGAAGCGCGGTACACGTCTTCTCTGGGACACTTTGGGATGTGCACCTGGATCTGACATGCACAAAGAGTAAAACAAACCTGGCTGACCTCCACCCACCTCACCATGAGATACCAGCAGCTCCTTCTAGTTTTAAAGCAGACGTGTGGAAACACTTTGGCTTCTACAACGTTGATGGACCAGAGCCTCGTTATCTGTAATCTGTGCCCAGATGCTCCATCCCATCCCAACGAGACCAGAAGTCAGGAGATTAAAGTTTAGAGAATTTCAGCTGAAGAgtggaaactaattaaaaatataaaccgTTAAACATCTTTACTGTTTAGAGCCTCCATGTTTTCAGTGTTGGATCCATCAGACTGACCCAGAGGATAAACCAGTTCTTCTGCTCCGTTTGTTCTTCTGCTCCGTTTGTCCTCCAGCCAAGTCCTGTGATCTGGAGAAGATCCACCTGGACGAGAAGGACTTCCGCTGGCAGCACAACGAGGACCGCATGGCTGTGGAGAAGCTGTCTGACGGCATCCGCAAGTTTGCTGCTGACGCCATCAAACTGGAGACCGTGATCCAGGTACTACTAcacatttatactgcaataagTACCTCAAACTGGAGACCGTGATCCAGGTACTACTAcacatttatactgcaataagTACCTCAAACTGGAGACCGTGATCCAGGTACTACTAcacatttatactgcaataagTACCTCAAACTGGAGACCGTGATCCAGGTACTACTAcacatttatactgcaataagTACCTCAAACTGGAGACCGTGATCCAGGTACTGCTAcacatttatactgcaataagTACCTCAAACTGGAGACCATGATCCAGGTACTGCTAcacatttatactgcaataagTACCTCAAACTGGAGACCGTGATCCAGGTACTGCTAcacatttatactgcaataagTACCTCAAACTGGAGACCGTGATCCAGGTACTGCTAcacatttatactgcaataagTACCTCAAACTGGAGACCGTGATCCAGGTACTGCTAcacatttatactgcaataagTACCTCAAACTGGAGACCGTGATCCAGGTACTGCTAcacatttatactgcaataagTACCTCAAACTGGAGACCGTGATCCAGGTACTGCTACACATTTGTACTGCAATAAGTACCTCAAACTGGAGACCGTGATCCAGGTACTGCTAcacatttatactgcaataagTACTTCAAACTGGAGACCGTGATCCAGGTACTGCTAcacatttatactgcaataagTACCTCAAACTGGAGACCATGATCCAGGTACTACTAcacatttatactgcaataagTACCTCAAACTGGAGACCGTGATCCAGGTACTGCTAcacatttatactgcaataagTACCTCAAACTGGAGACCGTGATCCAGGTACTGCTAcacatttatactgcaataagTACCTCAAACTGGAGACCATGATCCAGGTACTGCTAcacatttatactgcaataagTACCTCAAACTGGAGACCGTGATCCAGGTACTGCTACACATTTGTACTGCAATAAGTACCTCAAACTGGAGACCGTGATCCAGGTACTGCTAcacatttatactgcaataagTACTTCAAACTGGAGACCGTGATCCAGGTACTGCTAcacatttatactgcaataagTACCTCAAACTGGAGACCATGATCCAGGTACTACTAcacatttatactgcaataagTACCTCAAACTGGAGACCATGATCCAGGTACTACTAcacatttatactgcaataagTACTTCAAACTGGAGACCATGATCCAGGTACTACTAcacatttatactgcaataagTACCTCAAACTGGAGACTATGATCAAGGTACTACTACACATTTATACTGCATAGAAGTACCTCAAACTGGAGACCATGATCCAGGTACTACTAcacatttatactgcaataagTACTTCAAACTGGAGACCATGATCCAGGTACTACTAcacatttatactgcaataagTACCTCAAACTGGAGACTATGATCCAGGTACTACTACACATTTATACTACATAGACGTACCTCAAACTGGAGACCATGCAGTGGCTGGATagaaagacattttattttgttaaatttatggttttgctccctttttattgtgtattttgtggtgatttttataGATTTAGAATTTGTGAGCctaaaaattttaaacagagtAAAAACCTCGTCctgatctttatttttatttttatttcaggaGAAGATGAACGTGAAGAACGGCCAGTAACCAGAAACCAGTAACAAGTAACCAATAACCAGTAACCAGTAATGGACAGATGCTGATGTTTTGGACCAAACTGCTCTGATGGATGTTTGTTTCTgaccaaatgtaaaaataaatctccATCTGGTTGTAATAAAATCTCTGATATTTATAGAATCTGACCAGAATCTCAGTAAAACATCACTGACTCTTTTTACTACTTCCTGTTATCATTCCTCCAGATGTTACATCTTTAATAAAGAAAGAGCTCCTCACAGCATCTGTTCGTCTGCTTCTAATATCATCCGTTTACTCACCTGAGCAGGTAGAGCTGATCCTGGTTCAGGTAGAAGCTGATCCTGGTTCAGGTAGAAGCTGATCCTGGTTCAGGTAGAAGCAGGTCCTGGTTCAGGTAGAAGCTGATCCTGGTTCAGGTGTATTCAGGTAAATCTGATCCtggttcaggtgtgttcaggtatGTGGAGTGAAGCTCCGCCTCCAGACGGCTTCTTTAAAAAGTTCCAGTTTGTCCAGTTTAACTCCATTCTGAAACAGCAGGAAGAAGAATCACAAACTCTGTTTGGATAAAACCAGCAGCGAGTGGCTGAAGGTAaaagatttattcatttaaacgCTTTAGATTTAGAGTTCGGACGCTTTAAAGGGTTTATTCTGAGGAGTTTATGTGGTTTTTAGCCACAAAACTGTCAGAATTACTCACCACTTTCACTTTATGTTGCCCTAAATAGAAAACAGTCTTCATATTTACAATTTAAGAAACATATATGaagagattttattttgttaaataaccTAGATTTAtggttttgcttcattttattgtttattttacagtttttgtaagatttttccCTTTTTGGCCATAAAACTGGCAGTTTATGTGATTTGTTAGCAACAACTGTCAGAATTACTGtaattatattttgtattaaatataaaacaatcttcatatttatattttgggAACACATATAAAGAgattttatttagttaaattatttaaatttatggttttgctgctttttattgTTCATTCTGTGGAGATTTAACAAGATTTTTTGCAGCAAAACTGTCAGAACTGCTCActactttcattttattttgcttaaaatataaaacaatcatcatattcacattttacaaaCATAAATAGCTGAATATAAAGAGGTTTTATTTAGTTGAATGACCTGACTCTatgattttgatcattttaagtgtttattttgtggaGTTTTTGTGATTTAGAGCCACAGTGCTGCCAGAATGACTCactgctttcattttattttgtttcaaatataaaacaaacttCATATTTCCTTTTTAAACCGTGGCTCAATGTAAAgaccttttattttgtaaaatgacttaaatttatggttttgctgcttttaattgtttattttgtgcagtttttgtaagatttactgattttaagcaacaaaactgtcattacTCAATATtcgcattttattttgttcaaaatggaacaaaatctTCATATTTACTGTTTAGGAACACatgaagacattttattttgttaaatgatttaaattcatggatttgctttttatttttttttaattttgcaaaatttttgcGATTTTTAGCCATAAAACAGAACTTGTCACtactttcactttattttacacaaaatggaacaaaatcttcatatttacattttaggaaCATTAATGGCTGAGTATAAAACCTTTTATTTAGTTGAGCGACTTAAAGTTATGGTTTTGCTGCCttttattacttattttgtggagtttgggggatttttagCGACAGAACTGTCAGAACTTGTCACTACTTTGTTTATTTTGGtcaaaatgcaagaaaaattcatatttacattttaggaaCACggatgaacagattttattttgttaaatgatttaaattgaTGTTTCGGGTGcattttattggatttttttggaaattttgcaatttttagcAAGAAACCCCACAAAACTGGTCAGTTcttccattttattttccacaaaTATCAAATAAATTTCATATTTACTGTTTAGGGAACacatataaataatttttattttgttaagtgATTTCAATTCatggttttgctgctttttattgtttattttgtggaaCTTTAGTGAGATTTTTAGCCTCAAAACTGTCAGAATGACTCAccagtttctttttatttcacaccaatgtttacattttaggaACATAAGTAACTGAATATAAAGGCACTTTATTTTGTTAACTGATTGAAATTCatgattttgctgcttttaagtGACTTTTGTGGATGTTTTACAAGATTTTTAGCCACTAAACTGTCAGAACTAGTcactattttcattttattttgcacaaaaaaggacaaaacctTCATGTCTACATTTTAAGAACTTCAGTGGCTACAGATGaagagattttattttgttaaaagatttaaatttctagttttgatcattttaaatgtttattttgtggctgtttttttgcGACTTTTAGCCACAAAACCGTCAGAACCACTGCTACTttcatttttggtcatatttacattttagaaacatAAGCAGCTGAATATAAATAGGTTTATTTTGTTGAACTTAAATTTATGGCTTAGCTGCATTTAAGTGgttattttgtgcagtttttcccagatttttagaaacaaaactaatagaatttgccttttatttttctcaaaatataaaacaaacttcatatttacattttaggaaCATTAGTGGCTGAAtataaagagattttttttgttaaatgatttaaatttatggttttgctgctttttattgtattttctgttgcaATTTAGCAAGATTTTTAGCAGCAAAACTGTCAGAATGACTcactagttttattttattttacccctaaatattaaaaaaaaaaaactttatatttacattttaggaaCATAAATAGCTGAATGTGAAgagattttatttagttttttcactccttcagtttgtttttcgAGTCACACAGATGATAATTTTATTGCTGAAGAAGAATTAACTGAACTGGTGTTTTAGAGTTGCTGATGattggtgtcattttagcaaattttgaaaagaaaactgaaatgtaaattttCATCATGTGACCGTTAGTTACAGATGAGTCAGTCCTGGCTTCACGGTTGTGtcaaaatcacagaatttttatgtttttatagcCGACGGTTCATGTTTAAGctgtatttttggcattttttagaaGTGAggaaagtaaaatgaaatgattttattaaaatatcacaattttagggtcagatttgtgtcattttcctgATGGAGCGACTCACCAAACATGATTTACTtcataaaactgataaaatctgactgttttttctatttttacagctgataaatggaatatttttggctttttctttgatgaaaacataattttctaattaaccTGTAAGTTTTTGACTTCAGAGGATTAAAATAAGATCAACTTTATTGAGCTAAATCCAGATAAAACATAATAAGAACCCAGAAATGCAGGTAAAGGGGTGAAAATAGAGATTTAATAAAGACAATGGACACATTTCACATTCACAGATAGTTTCTCTGTCAGTTAGATTCAACTTTTAAAGATAAATTCTTAGTTTTTCTCAAGAAAAACTCAAATACTTTGTGATTTGTGCCTCTGATGATTAAAAACGATGATTCTTCTTTTGCAGTtggttttaaccctcgtgtcgtcctgcgggtcaaactgatccattttaactttgaaaatgtggaaaaaatattttcacagtgaaacttctgatgtccacattttcaacattttggggaaatctctgaacatttttt
This genomic interval carries:
- the taldo1 gene encoding transaldolase — protein: MSTVSPDKRRKMESALNQLKKHTVVVADTGDFNAIDEYKPQDATTNPSLILAAAKMPAYQHLVDQAIKYGISKGGTDEEQVANTMDKLFVSFGLEILKKVPGRVSTEVDARLSFDKDEMVAKALKLISLYEEAGIGKERVLIKLSSTWEGIQAGKELEEKHGVHCNMTLLFSFAQAVACAEAKVTLISPFVGRILDWYKENTDQKSYEPHEDPGVVSVTKIFNYYKKFGYSTVVMGASFRNTGEVKALAGCDLLTISPGLLAELSQDHSTVSQMLSVDKAKSCDLEKIHLDEKDFRWQHNEDRMAVEKLSDGIRKFAADAIKLETVIQEKMNVKNGQ